CTGTTCAAGGTGCAGGGGGCGGTGGCCCTACTCTCCGTCACGGTGCTCACGCCCCTCACCCGCATCATGAATCTCCCTCCCGGTTACTGGCCGCTCTTCAGGGTGATGGTGCTGGGGATGAGCGCCCAGGTCTTTCTGCTGTTCACCGTCCTGATCCTGCTGTACCTCGACCTCCGGGGCAGCGCGCTCGCCGCCTGCTGCACGTTTCTGGCGGCGAACGTGGTGCTCACGGCGCTCACCATCCCGGCCGGGCCCGGCCTCTACGGCTACGGGTTCCTCGCCGCCTCGGTGCTCGGGGCGCTCTTCTCGGTGGCGCTATTGCGGGAGCGCTTCGGAAAGCTGGAGTACCTGACCTTCAGCCGGCAGCCGATGTCTTCGTGAGGTGAGAGAACCGTGCGACCACCACTCTACGTCCTCATCACGGTCTCATCGTTTTTCGCCCTCGGCCTGGCGGTCCTGTTCCTGACCCTACCCGGGGTGGGCCGGTACGAGATCGGGCTGCGGGTGCCGGAGAACTACGGAGAAGTCTCCCCCGACACGGCGGATGAGAGCGAATCCTCTCCGCACGCGCTGCCCCCGGCGACCTCACCGTGGCCCTCCTCCGAAGATCTAGGGTGCCCGAGCAGGGACCTGCGCCTGCTCGTCCTCTCGGCCGACGGCGAAGAGAGCACCCTCCCGGCCATCCGGCAAGCGCTGGACTACCTGGGCACCCCCTACTCGGTTTACGTGGCCTCCGAGGAGCCGCCGCTGACCCGCGAACGGCTCGCGGAGGGCTGCCACGGCTTCTATCAAGGCGTGATTCTGGCCAGCGGCAACCTCTCCTACACCCCGCCGGGAGAGGAGCGGTCGCGCAGCGCGCTCTCCGAGGAGGAGTGGGAGGCGCTGCGCGAATACGAGGCGGACTTCGGGGTGCGCCGGCTCGCCTGGTACGCCTACCCGCAGCCGGAGTACGGGCTCGGCCCGCCCGAAGCCTCCGGAGACGAACCCGTCCGGGGCCGGCTCACCAAACGGGGACGCGAGCTCTTCGGCTACCTGAACCCCGAGACCCCCGTGACGATCCGGGACGCCTTCGTCTACCGCTCCCGTCCGGCGGAGGACGCCATCCCGCTGCTCACCGACGGCGAGGGGCATGCCCTCGCCGTCGTCGCCGACCATCCCGGCGGCCGGCAGACCCTCGCCCTCACCTTCTCCAGCAACCCCTGGCTCACCCACAACCTCCTCCTCTCCTACGGCCTCGTCGACTGGGTCACCGGCGGGCTCTTCCTGGGCGAGCGGCGGGTGTACCTCACCGCCCACGTGGACGACGTCTTCATCCCGAACCGGCTGATCGGCGGCGACTCCTACAGGATGACCGGCGACGACCTGCAGGCGACGCTCGCACGCCAGCGCGAGTGGCGCTCCCGAGAGCTCTTCCGCGAGATCCGGCTGGACATGGCGTACAACGCCTACGGGACCACCGGCCTCTACATCCCCGACACCCTCACCCCCACCGCCCGCGAGCTGGAGGGGGAGTTCCGCTGGATCAACCACACCTACCGCCATCTGGACTGGGACGAGGTCAGATACCAGACCGCCGCCTCCGAGCTGCGGCAGAACGACGTCTGGGCCCGGGAGACGGAACTCTCCCGCTACAGCCCGCTCAACCTCGTCACGCCGGAGTACTCGGGGATGAACAACCCGGAGGCCATGCGGGCCGTCCGCGACGCGGGGGTCCGCTACATGGTCGGGGACACCTCCGAGCCGGGCTTCGACAACCCCTCTCCGAACGCCGGCCTGGACCACCCGCTCGAGCCCTCCGTCTTCGTCGTTCCCCGCTACCCCACCAACCTGGGCTTCGACGTCTCCACCCCCGAGGAGTGGACCAGCGACTACAACCGGCGCTACCGGGAATTCTGGGGCGAGAGGCTCTCCTACGATGAGGTGCTGGACCGCGAGAGCGACGTGCTCCTCTCCTACATGCTAAAGGGGGACATAAACCCGCTGATGTTCCACCAGGCCAACCTCAGGGCCTACGATGGGGAGCACACCCTGCTCACCGACCTCCTGCAGGCCACCCTGCGAAAATATGCCCGGCTCTACAGGCTGCCGGTCCTGAGCCCCCCGATGCAGGAGCTGGGGGAGCGCGTGGAGCGCCGGACGACCTACGACGCGGCGGGCGTGATGGCGAGCGTGGTGCCCGGCGAGAGGATACGGCTGCTCTCCCGGCGGGCGGCGGAGGCCCCGGTCACGGGGCTCAGGACCCCCGGGGCGGAGACGTACGGCGGGGAACCCACCACCCGCGTCGGGCTCGAGCCCGGCGAGCCCGTGGTCCTGCCCCTGCGGAGCGGCCGGGAAGGCGGGGGATCGTAGAGGCGAGAAAGGGGGTCTGGCGAGATGGGGATCCTGAAGGTGCGAAAGGAAGGCGACGGAATCACCGTGGTCGGCTGCGAGCCGGGCACGGTGCTCGACGCGGCCGGTTCCAGCGAACTGCGCACACGGGCCGAAGAGCTGCTCGGAGCCCCTCCCCGACTGGTCTTCGACATGGGCGGCGTGGAATTCGTGGACAGCTCGGCCATCGGGGCGCTCGTCGGGCTGCTGCGCTCGGCCCGGGAGGCCGGCGGAGACGTGAGGCTGGCCCGGGTGGGACGGGACGTGCGCACGATCTTCGAGCTCACCCGACTCGACTCGGTATTCGAAATCCATCCCTCCGTCGAGGAGGCGGTGCTCTCCTTCCGGAACGCTCCCTAGTCCAGCACCAGGAAGGCGTCCACGTCAATCCGGGTGCCGGTGGAGCGGGCGTCGGCGGAGCCCAGAGGCCGGACCTCCAGCGAGTGCGTCCCCCGCTCGCCGAAGTCCCTGCGGAAGACGACCTCCCGCGCCTTTACCATGTCACCGTAGAGGTCCACGGTCGGCACCCGTACCCCGTCGACCCACACCTCGGCCCTGCCGCGGTTCGGCCCCTCTACCGCCACCCAGCCCACCTCGCGACCCGTGAAGACGAACCGGGCGACTGCCGGGGGATCCTTCTCGTGCCTGAGCCCCCCTCCGTAGGCTCCGGACGGTTGTGCCAGCCTCCACCGGCCCGCCGGGTAGGTGACCCCGGGCCCGTCCTCCTGACTGGCGGCGAGCGAGAACGTCCGGGATACGGCCCAGCCGCCGGTGTTCCCGGCTCTATCCCGGGCCCGGATCCTGAAGGCGTGGTCGCCGGGAGCGAGCCGGAGGGTCACCCCGGTGGCGGAGGGCTCCGGCAACGAGACGGGCTCGAAGGGTCCACCGCCCTCGCTGTGCTCCAGCTCGTACCCTGCCACGCCGCTCTGCCCGTCGGAGCCGGACCAGCTCACCCGCACAGGGATCGGCGAGGAGCCGGTCCCGAGCTGCGCAGAGAGGACAAGGTTCTCCACCGGAGCAGACACCGTCGGCGGCGTCTCGTCGGCCGTGTCGGCGGCGGCCCGCCGCTCGGCCTCCCAGTAGTCCGGGCCGGGCAGGGTGTCCCAGGGGTTGGGGAGATCGTCCGGGGTGACGTAGATCCAGCCCGCGTTGCGCCGCTTGCTCAGGTAGACGTCCCTCAGCATCTCCGCCTCCCCCGGAACGGCGTAGACCAGGTGCCAGAAGCGCTCCGGCGGGTAGCCGGAGACCCATGCCGGCGCCGAGTACTCCTCGGTGTAGGTGGCGTGGGAACCCTCGAAGTTCACGACGATGTCCGCGGCGGACATGTAGCACTCGCTGGTCTGGGTGCCCGGGTTGAGGACCACCAGCCCGCCCCGCGCCTTTATGTAGTCGTAGAGCCCGGCGTAGTAGGGCTGGTCGGCGCAGCCGGTGCTCGCCTCGTCCAGGAAGATGCCGTCCACCCCGTACCAGGAGTAGTAGCGGTCGATCTCCTCCCGCACCCGCTCCCCAGAGCGGGCGGCGTAGCTGGTGTGCACGTAACCGAGCACCGTGAGCCCCGAAGCCCGGCTCTCGCGCACCTGGGCGGCGTAGTCCGGGTTCGGCGCCTCCCCGGGGCCGCTGGCCGGGTTTATGACGGCGAGGCGGGCCTCGGGGAAGGAGGCCCCCAGCCGGTCCCACAGAGAGCCCGGGTAGAAGTACGAGGGGACCGCGATGGACTGGGAGTCGGCGGCGAGCACGACCTCCCTCCCCCCGCCCAGGAGGGCCGCCGTAGCGAGCAGCGCCACCAGCAGCCCCCGCCTTCCGGGGAACCCGAAAAGCGCGGCGAGCACCATCCTGGTTCTCTCACGAACCCTCACGGAGGAGGTTATCGGCGGGCGGGAAGGCATCCTTTAGCCCTCCCTGTGGAGCACGAGCACCGTCAGGTCGTCGGAGAGGGGCTGCCCGGTGTCCGCGATCCGGACGAGGCGCTCCAGCATCTCGCGCGCCCCGGAGGCCCCGGCGAGGCTCTCCGAGAGCTCCCCGGCGGCCAGCAGGGAGCCCGGACGGGCCTCGGCCAGCCCGTCGCTGTAGACGACGAGCGTGTCCCCGCGCCCGAGCCGGAGCGTCCCCTCCCGGTAGGCGTAGCCGGGCACGGTTCCGAGCGGGACGCCGCCCCCCGGCAGGCGCCCGGTGCTCCCGTCGGCGCGCCGGACGAAGGCGTGACCGTGCCCCGCGTCCACGTAGGAGAGGGTGCCGCTCGGGAGATCGAGCTGGGCGTGGAAGAGGGTGACGAAGCTCCCGGAGCGCAGCAGGTCGTCTTCCAGCGCCCGGGCGGCGAGGTTGAGCGCCCGCTCCGGGGGGTTCTGGCGGGAGAGCGCCCGCAGGACGGCGCGGGCGGTGGCCATGAGCAGGGCCGCCGGCATCCCTTTGCCCATGACGTCCCCGAGGGTGAGGGTGAGGGTCCTGGGGTCGGGGCGCAGCCAGCCGTAGAAGTCGCCGCCGATCTCCCGCGCCGGGATGCACCGCGCCTCGAGCTCGAAACCCGCCAGCTCGGGCGCTCCGACGGGGAGCAGCTCCGCCTGCACCCTCGCGGCCCGGGAGAGCTCCGCCTCGAGCTGGCGCCGCTTCTCGTCCAGCTGGCGCCGCAGGGCGCGGTTCTGGCGCTCCAGCCGCAGCCGCTCCACCGTGCGCTCCAGCACCGCCTCGAACTCCGCCTGCTGCAGCGGCTTGCGCAGGTAGTCGTCCGCACCGCGCCTGAGAGCCTCGACGGCCACCTCCTCGGTCCCGTAGGCGGTCATCATGATCACCGCCACGTCCAACCCACGCTCCCGAACCCACTCCAGAACCTCCAGCCCCCCCATCCCGGGCATGGAGACGTCGAGCAGCAGCACGTCGGGCGCCGTCTGGGGGATCATCCCCAGCGCCTTCCGGCCGTCGGCGGCGGAGAAGACCTCGTAGCCCAGCTTCTCCAGGCGCCGCTGCATGAGCCGGTTGGAGACCGGGTCGTCGTCGACCACGAGCAGCCGCCGGACGGGTGCCTCCCCAGGTTTGTATTCTGCAGCAGCTTCCGCCATCAGACCCCTCTCTCTACACCGGATGATACCAGCCGCCGCAGGTGGGTTCCCATATGCGATCAAGAATCGTCTAATATGGGCGCGCTGTGAACGGAGACAACGGATTCCGGAAGAGGCCAGGAGCGTGGATCTCTTGAGGCTTGCGGGGCGGATGGAACGGCTCGGGACCGAGTCGGCGTTCTCGGTGCTGGCGAGGGCCCGGGAGCTGGAGGCGCGGGGCAGGGACGTCATCCACCTGGAGATCGGGGAGCCGGACTTCGACACCCCGGAGCACATCGTGGAGGCCGGCTGCCGGGCGCTGCGCGGGGGCCACACCCACTACACCCCGGCGGCGGGCGTCCCCGAGCTGCGGGAGGCCATCGCCGAGGACGTCTCCCGCAGCCGTGGTATCCCCGTGGACCCCTCGCAGGTGGTCGTCACCCCCGGCGGGAAGCCGGTGATGTTCTTCGCCATCCTGGCGCTGGTGGAGGCGGGGGACGAGGTGCTGCTGCCCAACCCGGCCTTCCCCATCTACGAGTCCATGGTCAACTTCGTCGGCGGGCGGCCGGTCTATGTCCCGCTGCGCCAGGAGAACGGGTTCAGGTTCGACCTGGACGAGTTCCGGGACCGCCTCGGTCCGCGGACGAAGCTCGTCATCCTCAACTCCCCCGCCAACCCCACCGGCGGCGTGCTGACACCGGAGGACATCTCCGGGCTGGCGGAGATCCTGCGCGAGCGCCCCGACGTGTACGTGCTCTCCGACGAGATCTACTCCCGCCTCGTCTACCCGGAGGCGACCTTCGCCAGCATCGCCTCCGAACCGGGGCTCGGCCCCGACGGGCGCACCATCATCCTCGACGGGTTCTCCAAGACCTACGCCATGACCGGCTGGCGGCTGGGCTACGGGGTAATGCCCCACCGGCTGGCCGGGGAGTTCACGAAGCTGCAGGTCAACTCCAGCTCCTGCCCGAACGCCGCCGCCCAGCAGGCCGGCCTCGCCGCGCTCGCGGGTCCGCAGGAGCCGGTGGAGGAGATGGTGCGGGAGTTTTGCGCGCGGAGGGACATGATCGTGGAGGGCCTCAACGCCCTCCCCGGGGTGGAGTGCCTCACGCCCCGCGGCGCCTTCTACGCCTTCCCGCGCATCACCGGAACCGGACGCGCCGCCGGGGAGCTGGCCCGGCTGCTGCTGGAGGAGGCGGGCGTCGCATGCCTCTCGGGGGACGGGTTCGGGCGCTACGGCGAGGGTCACCTGCGCTTCTCCTACGCCAACTCGCGGGAGAACATCTCGCGGGCCCTGGAGCGGGTGGCCAGGGTGCTCGCGGGCGTCCGCTAGGGCCCGAAGCGCATCCGGTCCAGCGGCCAGGGCATCCACACCGGCCGGCGGCCTTCCCGCCGGGCCTCCCGGTACTCGCCCTCCTCGGCGACCCGCACGACCACCCCGTAGCGGTCGTCGCTGAGCGGACCCGAGACGGCGACGAACCCGTCCCGCCACCGGCCGTCCGGGCCCAGCAGGCTCACCCGCTGCCCGGGGTCGGGTACCTCAGGCCGGCGCTTCCTCGCGAAAGGCATCTCGTGATGATTCTAGCGCGGTCGGCC
The Rubrobacter xylanophilus genome window above contains:
- a CDS encoding STAS domain-containing protein; protein product: MGILKVRKEGDGITVVGCEPGTVLDAAGSSELRTRAEELLGAPPRLVFDMGGVEFVDSSAIGALVGLLRSAREAGGDVRLARVGRDVRTIFELTRLDSVFEIHPSVEEAVLSFRNAP
- a CDS encoding spherulation-specific family 4 protein — its product is MPSRPPITSSVRVRERTRMVLAALFGFPGRRGLLVALLATAALLGGGREVVLAADSQSIAVPSYFYPGSLWDRLGASFPEARLAVINPASGPGEAPNPDYAAQVRESRASGLTVLGYVHTSYAARSGERVREEIDRYYSWYGVDGIFLDEASTGCADQPYYAGLYDYIKARGGLVVLNPGTQTSECYMSAADIVVNFEGSHATYTEEYSAPAWVSGYPPERFWHLVYAVPGEAEMLRDVYLSKRRNAGWIYVTPDDLPNPWDTLPGPDYWEAERRAAADTADETPPTVSAPVENLVLSAQLGTGSSPIPVRVSWSGSDGQSGVAGYELEHSEGGGPFEPVSLPEPSATGVTLRLAPGDHAFRIRARDRAGNTGGWAVSRTFSLAASQEDGPGVTYPAGRWRLAQPSGAYGGGLRHEKDPPAVARFVFTGREVGWVAVEGPNRGRAEVWVDGVRVPTVDLYGDMVKAREVVFRRDFGERGTHSLEVRPLGSADARSTGTRIDVDAFLVLD
- a CDS encoding pyridoxal phosphate-dependent aminotransferase, which encodes MRLAGRMERLGTESAFSVLARARELEARGRDVIHLEIGEPDFDTPEHIVEAGCRALRGGHTHYTPAAGVPELREAIAEDVSRSRGIPVDPSQVVVTPGGKPVMFFAILALVEAGDEVLLPNPAFPIYESMVNFVGGRPVYVPLRQENGFRFDLDEFRDRLGPRTKLVILNSPANPTGGVLTPEDISGLAEILRERPDVYVLSDEIYSRLVYPEATFASIASEPGLGPDGRTIILDGFSKTYAMTGWRLGYGVMPHRLAGEFTKLQVNSSSCPNAAAQQAGLAALAGPQEPVEEMVREFCARRDMIVEGLNALPGVECLTPRGAFYAFPRITGTGRAAGELARLLLEEAGVACLSGDGFGRYGEGHLRFSYANSRENISRALERVARVLAGVR
- a CDS encoding PP2C family protein-serine/threonine phosphatase, yielding MAEAAAEYKPGEAPVRRLLVVDDDPVSNRLMQRRLEKLGYEVFSAADGRKALGMIPQTAPDVLLLDVSMPGMGGLEVLEWVRERGLDVAVIMMTAYGTEEVAVEALRRGADDYLRKPLQQAEFEAVLERTVERLRLERQNRALRRQLDEKRRQLEAELSRAARVQAELLPVGAPELAGFELEARCIPAREIGGDFYGWLRPDPRTLTLTLGDVMGKGMPAALLMATARAVLRALSRQNPPERALNLAARALEDDLLRSGSFVTLFHAQLDLPSGTLSYVDAGHGHAFVRRADGSTGRLPGGGVPLGTVPGYAYREGTLRLGRGDTLVVYSDGLAEARPGSLLAAGELSESLAGASGAREMLERLVRIADTGQPLSDDLTVLVLHREG